The Fervidibacillus albus genome contains a region encoding:
- the norA gene encoding multidrug efflux MFS transporter NorA, with protein MEKTRSQTYTLSLLLMNIFIAFLGISLVIPVMPTIMNKLHISGTVVGYLVSVFAFTQLIVSPIAGRMADQFGRKLMIVIGLFLFAVSEFLFGIGNTVYMLFASRVLGGISAAFVMPAVTAFIADITTLKTRPKALGYMSAAISTGFIIGPAIGGALAEFGHRIPFFTAAGLGSFAAVLSFISLREPNRNPENKTIKMERNGLKKILSPLFFVPFVIILISSFGLASFESLFSLFADHKFGFTPGDIAIMITGGAIIGAVTQIFLFDRMTIWWGEIRLIRYSLIVSAGLVFLMTVVNSYWTIMLVTFTVFVGFDLMRPAVTNYLSKIAGDEQGFVGGMNSMFTSLGNVFGPIVGGMLFDIDLNYPFYFATIIIFIGVCLTIFWKEPVKL; from the coding sequence ATGGAAAAAACACGTTCACAAACGTATACGTTAAGTTTATTATTGATGAATATATTTATCGCCTTTTTAGGGATTAGTCTCGTTATCCCGGTCATGCCGACGATTATGAACAAGTTGCATATTTCTGGCACCGTCGTCGGATATTTAGTCTCCGTATTCGCCTTTACACAACTTATTGTTTCTCCAATTGCAGGACGAATGGCCGATCAATTCGGACGAAAATTAATGATCGTCATCGGACTTTTTCTTTTTGCCGTATCCGAGTTTTTGTTCGGAATCGGAAATACCGTGTACATGCTATTTGCATCCCGCGTGCTCGGGGGAATAAGTGCGGCCTTTGTTATGCCTGCAGTGACCGCTTTCATTGCCGATATTACGACATTGAAAACGCGGCCGAAAGCACTCGGATATATGTCTGCAGCCATTAGTACCGGTTTTATTATCGGTCCGGCAATTGGAGGAGCTTTAGCCGAGTTCGGACATCGTATCCCGTTCTTTACGGCAGCAGGATTAGGAAGTTTTGCCGCAGTGCTTTCGTTCATATCTTTACGCGAACCGAATAGAAATCCAGAAAATAAAACGATCAAGATGGAACGAAACGGATTGAAAAAAATATTATCCCCGCTATTTTTTGTCCCATTTGTCATTATTTTGATTTCGTCATTCGGCCTCGCTTCCTTTGAATCGTTGTTTTCGCTATTTGCTGACCATAAATTCGGTTTCACACCGGGAGACATTGCCATAATGATTACGGGAGGAGCGATCATTGGTGCGGTTACACAAATTTTTCTATTCGACCGAATGACGATATGGTGGGGAGAAATTCGATTAATTCGTTATAGCCTCATTGTTTCCGCTGGCCTCGTCTTTCTCATGACCGTTGTAAATTCGTATTGGACAATTATGCTCGTTACATTTACCGTTTTTGTCGGTTTCGATTTGATGCGTCCGGCCGTTACGAATTATTTATCGAAAATTGCAGGCGATGAACAAGGATTTGTCGGTGGGATGAATTCGATGTTTACAAGTTTAGGCAATGTGTTCGGTCCGATCGTCGGGGGAATGCTTTTCGATATCGATCTAAACTATCCTTTTTATTTTGCAACGATTATCATCTTCATCGGTGTTTGTTTAACAATTTTTTGGAAGGAACCGGTGAAGCTCTAG
- a CDS encoding DUF2087 domain-containing protein: MKKDWFLEASPENLSNGYVYHKEKETYVCLFCHESFQDGVIYPVGDVLLEAKRAIRQHIIDAHGSVFDYLIRLDKKDSGLSEIQRELLTYFYEGVSDQEIAKKMDAKSTSTIRNHRFKLREKERQAKVFLAIMSLLKKKREDEPDDFVIFHKGAKMVDERYATTNKEKEKILSTYFKEGLDGRLSIFPSKEKRKLIVLQHMISRFESDKMYSEQEVNEKIKEMYDDFATIRRYFIEYGFMDRNKDGSRYWVKK, from the coding sequence ATGAAAAAGGATTGGTTTCTCGAAGCTTCTCCTGAAAATTTGTCAAATGGATATGTATATCATAAGGAAAAAGAAACGTATGTTTGTTTGTTTTGTCATGAATCCTTTCAAGACGGTGTTATTTATCCAGTTGGTGATGTCCTGTTAGAAGCAAAACGAGCGATTCGCCAACATATCATTGATGCTCATGGATCTGTATTCGACTATCTCATTCGTTTAGATAAAAAAGATTCTGGCCTTTCTGAAATTCAAAGGGAACTGTTGACCTATTTTTACGAAGGGGTTTCCGACCAAGAAATTGCGAAAAAGATGGATGCTAAAAGTACATCGACGATTCGCAATCATCGTTTTAAATTGCGAGAAAAGGAAAGGCAAGCAAAAGTATTTTTGGCGATTATGTCATTACTGAAGAAAAAAAGGGAAGACGAACCTGATGATTTCGTTATTTTCCATAAGGGGGCTAAAATGGTGGATGAACGTTATGCAACAACGAATAAAGAAAAAGAAAAAATCTTGTCGACTTATTTCAAAGAAGGTTTGGACGGTCGCCTTTCGATTTTTCCATCAAAGGAAAAGCGGAAACTTATCGTGCTTCAACATATGATTAGCCGATTTGAGTCGGACAAAATGTATTCTGAACAGGAAGTCAATGAAAAAATTAAAGAAATGTACGATGATTTTGCAACCATTCGAAGATATTTTATCGAATATGGGTTCATGGATCGAAATAAAGACGGCTCACGATATTGGGTGAAAAAATAA
- a CDS encoding SHOCT-like domain-containing protein, whose product MKNEIEKILNMVQEGKIDAKKASELIEALKEREEEKNITRTEVSSTNEKLLKIRVHSEDGDKVNINLPIRLIKLLTKMGINIPESDKYLKDVDVNMLMEAIENDVIGEIIDIKSSDGDIVKISIE is encoded by the coding sequence ATGAAAAACGAAATTGAAAAAATATTAAACATGGTTCAAGAAGGGAAAATTGATGCCAAGAAAGCTTCCGAATTAATCGAGGCACTGAAAGAACGGGAAGAGGAAAAAAACATTACACGGACAGAAGTTTCTTCAACTAACGAAAAACTGTTGAAAATTCGCGTTCATTCGGAAGATGGAGATAAAGTGAACATTAATTTACCCATTAGGCTCATCAAGTTATTAACAAAAATGGGTATAAATATTCCAGAATCGGATAAATATTTGAAGGATGTTGACGTCAATATGCTTATGGAAGCAATCGAAAACGATGTAATTGGAGAGATCATTGATATTAAATCTAGTGATGGCGATATAGTTAAAATTTCAATCGAATAA
- a CDS encoding DUF2089 domain-containing protein, which yields MAIEAITLCPVCNETLRIKKLQCPRCHTTIENDFAFSKLAALSSEQLQFVEVFLTCRGNIKEVEKELSISYPTVRGKLNEIVRILGHEPKKKNEVDAKNVVTMLENGEISAEDAIKLLKDK from the coding sequence TTGGCCATAGAAGCAATCACATTATGCCCCGTTTGTAACGAAACATTACGAATTAAGAAGCTTCAATGTCCCCGTTGTCATACGACGATTGAAAATGATTTCGCCTTTTCCAAACTGGCTGCCCTATCGAGTGAACAGCTTCAATTTGTCGAAGTGTTTTTGACATGTCGTGGCAATATTAAAGAAGTGGAAAAGGAATTAAGCATATCTTATCCGACGGTTCGGGGAAAATTAAATGAAATCGTCCGAATTTTAGGTCATGAACCGAAGAAGAAAAACGAAGTCGATGCCAAAAACGTCGTCACGATGTTAGAAAACGGAGAGATTTCGGCGGAGGATGCAATTAAATTATTAAAAGATAAATAG
- a CDS encoding alkaline phosphatase family protein, whose product MPNETKKRVIMIMIHALSDQNLQEALKEKKAPALQFFIDHGHYLSNMVSPFPTVSVNVESTILTGHNNDRHKIPGLIWYSEKEKRLLDYNKRFHRILQKSVEDLPRINKYLSNDMRTIHEVLHENRIRTASIGAHMFRGNFSYELTTSQRVLSSIRDQKTFQVQAPEYFSYGAYQQIGTEKRHTAFWQNNGLNDQFATEELLYLLRHGKLPPFILLTLPDLERSVKKYGRFDMKGIEKVNGHLEAILNAYTNWEDALRENIWIIIGNRGHAWLSDDKKDASIDLRKLFKSYKIANRRKEVTKKDELAFAINERMAYIYPFHSDKNSLEDLTKKLQLDNRIAIIAIKKGKWVTVTSGLHNGFLRFSQGGPLIDQYGQSWTIEGNKNILNLSIRGRKIEYGNYPDALARLDASFSSHEGTFIIVSANPGHLFVDGRFPTYVGRAASGGLHKQDSLVATIVSGTDSLPNHHRLVDMKDWILSLLLVRK is encoded by the coding sequence ATGCCTAACGAAACGAAAAAGAGAGTCATCATGATTATGATTCATGCTTTGTCCGATCAAAATTTACAAGAAGCATTGAAAGAAAAAAAAGCACCTGCCCTCCAGTTTTTCATTGATCACGGACATTATCTTTCAAATATGGTTAGCCCCTTTCCTACCGTTTCCGTCAATGTCGAAAGTACGATCCTGACAGGTCATAACAACGATCGCCACAAAATTCCTGGGCTCATCTGGTACTCGGAAAAGGAAAAACGTTTACTTGATTACAACAAGCGATTCCATCGGATTTTGCAAAAATCTGTGGAAGATTTGCCTCGTATAAATAAATATTTAAGCAATGATATGAGGACGATTCATGAAGTGTTACATGAAAACCGCATCCGTACTGCATCGATCGGCGCCCATATGTTTAGAGGAAATTTTTCTTATGAATTAACAACTTCCCAACGTGTGCTTTCCTCCATCCGCGATCAAAAAACATTTCAAGTGCAAGCACCTGAATATTTTTCCTATGGCGCTTACCAACAAATCGGAACGGAAAAACGTCACACGGCTTTTTGGCAAAATAACGGTCTTAATGATCAATTTGCAACGGAAGAATTGCTTTACTTACTTCGACACGGAAAATTACCACCGTTCATCCTATTAACTTTACCCGATTTAGAACGAAGCGTAAAAAAATATGGGCGCTTTGATATGAAAGGGATCGAAAAGGTGAATGGACATCTAGAAGCAATATTAAATGCCTACACGAATTGGGAAGATGCACTGCGAGAAAACATTTGGATCATCATAGGGAATAGAGGACACGCTTGGCTTTCGGATGATAAAAAAGACGCTTCCATCGATTTACGAAAACTATTTAAATCGTACAAAATCGCTAATCGGAGAAAAGAAGTGACAAAGAAAGATGAGCTTGCCTTTGCGATTAACGAAAGGATGGCATATATATATCCTTTCCATTCCGACAAAAATTCGCTAGAAGATTTAACAAAAAAATTACAACTTGACAATCGGATTGCTATTATTGCCATAAAAAAAGGAAAATGGGTGACGGTGACATCCGGTCTACATAACGGATTTCTCCGTTTTTCACAAGGTGGGCCTTTAATCGATCAATACGGACAAAGCTGGACAATCGAAGGGAATAAAAATATATTGAATTTATCGATAAGGGGAAGGAAAATCGAATATGGCAATTACCCCGATGCGTTAGCGAGATTAGACGCATCCTTTTCATCCCATGAAGGAACTTTTATAATTGTCAGCGCAAATCCCGGTCATCTATTTGTTGATGGTCGTTTTCCTACCTATGTCGGAAGGGCTGCAAGCGGAGGACTCCATAAACAAGATTCCCTCGTGGCAACGATCGTATCCGGGACTGACTCTTTACCGAATCATCATCGCCTCGTGGATATGAAAGATTGGATATTATCGCTTTTACTTGTACGCAAGTGA
- a CDS encoding L-cystine transporter — MATGAYVIMNIAIILILVGLLLFMQKKHVSFSKRVFTGLILGIVVGAFLQWVYGSDSEVVQQTTEWYNILGRGYIRFLMMIVIPLVMVSIIKAIINLERSIDLGKMSVWILGFLLGTTMIAAIVGISSALLFNLNAEQIEAGDMEIQRGLVMEEKLTSLESMSTPDKILEFIPTNVFQDMAGSRATSTIAVVIFSIILGIAVLGVKRKKPEQAEMFTKMVNAIYAVVMRLVTLILRLTPYGVLGLMANTVAQTDVDGIIELGKFVLASYLALFVMFIIHLLLIALFGLNPALYVKKVLPVLGFAFTSRSSAGTIPLNVQVQRNNLGVNEGIANMSASFGATIGQNGCAGIYPAMLAVMIAPSQGIDPLNPTFLITLIAVIVISSFGVAGVGGGATFAALLVLSAMDLPVALAGLLISVEPLIDMGRTALNVNGAMVSGTLTSRVLKTLNLKTFNDRNKTEVDMSEMA, encoded by the coding sequence ATGGCAACAGGTGCTTATGTCATAATGAATATCGCTATCATATTAATACTTGTAGGCTTGCTTCTTTTCATGCAAAAAAAGCATGTTTCATTTAGTAAACGGGTTTTTACCGGTTTAATATTAGGAATTGTTGTCGGTGCATTTTTGCAGTGGGTGTATGGATCCGATTCGGAAGTCGTTCAACAAACGACTGAATGGTATAACATTTTAGGAAGAGGATATATTCGATTTTTAATGATGATTGTCATTCCTTTAGTAATGGTATCGATCATCAAGGCGATTATTAATTTGGAGCGGTCCATCGATTTAGGAAAAATGTCCGTTTGGATACTCGGTTTTTTGTTAGGTACGACGATGATTGCTGCAATCGTTGGAATTAGCTCGGCCCTTCTTTTCAATTTAAATGCGGAACAAATTGAAGCGGGGGACATGGAAATTCAGCGTGGACTTGTGATGGAAGAAAAATTGACTAGTCTAGAATCAATGTCTACACCAGATAAAATATTGGAATTTATTCCGACAAATGTGTTCCAAGATATGGCAGGAAGTAGAGCAACTTCAACGATTGCTGTAGTGATTTTTTCCATAATCTTGGGGATTGCTGTTCTTGGTGTAAAAAGGAAAAAACCAGAACAGGCAGAGATGTTTACAAAAATGGTGAACGCCATTTATGCCGTTGTTATGCGGCTTGTCACATTGATTCTTCGTTTAACTCCGTATGGCGTATTAGGATTAATGGCAAATACGGTAGCTCAAACAGATGTAGATGGAATCATTGAACTAGGTAAATTTGTTCTTGCGTCATATCTCGCCTTATTCGTCATGTTTATCATCCATTTACTGTTAATCGCTTTGTTCGGATTAAATCCAGCGTTATATGTGAAAAAAGTATTGCCGGTTTTAGGATTTGCCTTTACATCCCGTTCCAGTGCAGGGACAATTCCATTAAATGTCCAAGTACAAAGGAACAATCTTGGTGTCAATGAAGGAATTGCTAATATGTCGGCATCATTTGGCGCAACGATCGGTCAAAACGGTTGTGCAGGTATTTATCCGGCTATGCTTGCGGTCATGATTGCCCCGTCTCAAGGGATTGACCCGTTGAATCCAACGTTTCTTATTACGTTAATTGCTGTTATAGTTATCAGTTCCTTTGGTGTGGCAGGTGTTGGGGGCGGTGCAACCTTTGCAGCCTTGCTCGTACTTTCCGCGATGGATTTACCGGTTGCTTTAGCTGGTCTTTTAATTTCGGTAGAGCCGTTAATCGATATGGGGCGTACCGCGTTGAATGTCAATGGGGCGATGGTATCCGGTACGTTAACTTCCCGGGTTTTAAAAACATTAAATTTGAAAACATTCAATGATCGAAATAAAACGGAAGTCGATATGTCCGAAATGGCATAG
- a CDS encoding DoxX family protein, producing the protein MNTNTKWWKTPIASAIWAVMRIWLGYQWITAGYHKLADGFDASGFLTGAIAKAGGENPSVQGWYAAFLENFALPNVDLFNFLIPVGEVLVGIGLIVGVATIPALIAGAFMNLNFLLAGTVSTNPILYTVAIILLFAGSGSYYWGGDRFLIPMVKNYFANRSSSKTKQAA; encoded by the coding sequence ATGAATACAAATACAAAATGGTGGAAAACACCGATCGCTAGTGCAATTTGGGCGGTGATGCGAATTTGGCTCGGATATCAATGGATTACAGCAGGATATCATAAATTAGCAGATGGGTTTGACGCAAGCGGATTTTTAACTGGTGCCATTGCGAAAGCCGGTGGGGAAAATCCGTCCGTTCAAGGTTGGTATGCAGCATTTTTAGAAAACTTCGCATTACCGAATGTGGATTTATTTAATTTCTTAATTCCTGTAGGAGAAGTATTAGTCGGAATCGGATTAATTGTCGGAGTTGCAACGATTCCTGCTTTGATTGCCGGTGCTTTCATGAACTTGAATTTCTTGTTGGCAGGTACAGTGAGTACGAATCCGATTCTTTATACGGTAGCGATTATCCTACTCTTTGCTGGTTCTGGCAGTTACTATTGGGGAGGCGACCGATTCCTTATTCCGATGGTAAAAAATTATTTCGCAAATCGTTCTTCGTCTAAAACAAAACAGGCTGCCTAA
- a CDS encoding ABC transporter substrate-binding protein has product MKKWYVLFSMILLLLGGCGNNEDGESGEENGMKDITVVLDWTPNTNHTGLYVAKNQGYFEEEGLNVEIIMPGEAGADQLIASGKADFGVSYQESITEARIQDVPIVSIAAIIQHNTSGFASLTEKNITSPKDFEGKTYGGWGAPLEKAVLDSLMKQENADVEKVEIVNIGDTDFFTSMHQGIDFAWIYYGWTGVEAELRNEEINIVYLTDYSEKLDYYTPVLATNEEMIENDPETVKGFLKAVTKGYEFAIEKPDEAADILIEAVPDLDPDLVKASQQWLASKYQDDAPRWGEQKLEVWENYASWMFENGLLDEMLDAEKAFTNEFLPE; this is encoded by the coding sequence ATGAAAAAATGGTACGTTCTTTTTAGTATGATTCTTTTATTACTCGGTGGCTGTGGCAATAACGAAGATGGCGAAAGTGGAGAAGAAAATGGAATGAAAGATATTACCGTCGTTCTCGATTGGACACCAAATACGAACCATACCGGATTGTACGTTGCAAAGAACCAAGGTTATTTTGAAGAAGAAGGATTAAATGTGGAAATTATTATGCCTGGGGAAGCGGGTGCAGACCAATTAATCGCAAGTGGAAAGGCGGATTTTGGCGTAAGTTATCAAGAATCGATTACGGAAGCACGCATCCAAGACGTACCGATCGTTTCCATCGCCGCCATCATCCAACATAACACGAGCGGTTTCGCATCGCTGACGGAAAAAAATATTACGTCTCCAAAGGATTTTGAAGGAAAAACGTACGGTGGATGGGGGGCACCGCTAGAAAAAGCCGTCCTTGATTCCCTCATGAAACAAGAAAACGCTGACGTAGAAAAGGTGGAAATCGTCAATATTGGCGATACGGATTTTTTCACTTCCATGCATCAAGGAATTGACTTTGCTTGGATTTATTATGGGTGGACAGGTGTAGAAGCCGAGCTACGAAATGAAGAAATCAACATCGTGTATTTAACCGACTATAGTGAAAAACTCGATTATTACACCCCAGTGTTAGCTACAAATGAAGAAATGATTGAAAACGATCCGGAAACGGTCAAAGGATTTTTAAAAGCCGTAACGAAAGGATATGAGTTTGCGATCGAAAAACCAGACGAAGCGGCTGATATTTTAATTGAAGCAGTACCGGATCTTGACCCCGATTTAGTGAAAGCGAGTCAGCAGTGGCTTGCATCGAAATATCAAGACGATGCACCTCGCTGGGGAGAACAAAAATTAGAAGTTTGGGAAAACTATGCCTCATGGATGTTTGAAAATGGATTGTTAGATGAAATGCTCGATGCAGAAAAAGCTTTTACGAACGAATTTCTGCCAGAATAA
- a CDS encoding thiamine-binding protein, producing MANALVSIQIIPKTKSGEDTIPLIDEAISVIDASGVKYEVHPLETTMEGDLTTLLNVVKEMNDRMVQRGCPSVISQVKIFYKPDGASMDKLTEKYR from the coding sequence ATGGCAAATGCATTAGTGAGTATCCAAATCATTCCGAAAACAAAATCAGGGGAAGACACAATTCCGTTGATTGATGAAGCGATTTCCGTCATCGATGCATCTGGAGTCAAGTACGAAGTCCATCCCCTTGAAACGACGATGGAAGGCGACTTAACGACATTGCTTAACGTCGTAAAAGAAATGAATGATCGCATGGTCCAACGAGGATGTCCGAGCGTCATATCCCAAGTGAAAATTTTTTATAAACCTGACGGGGCAAGTATGGACAAATTAACGGAGAAATACCGATGA
- a CDS encoding ABC transporter permease, protein MKKRLYKGWRPISVIVLFLIIWELSCFLFQIPKWILPAPTDIFREFVSGWSNYSGHLLSTIQLIIIGFAIGSTTGIAIAVLLHLNPILRQAFYPILIISQNIPMIVLAPILVIWFGFGLLPKIIVITLVCFFPITISLLDGFQQTNRDLILYMQMVGASKGQIFRKLEWPYALPFLFSGLKISATYSVMGAVISEWLGASKGIGVYMTLASSSFRTDRVFVAIMIIIVLSLCFFLLILLLEKKLIKWKPKEEGHVNETS, encoded by the coding sequence ATGAAAAAACGATTGTATAAAGGATGGCGGCCGATTTCGGTCATCGTCCTTTTCCTTATCATTTGGGAACTTAGTTGCTTCTTGTTCCAAATACCTAAATGGATTTTACCTGCACCAACGGATATATTTCGAGAATTCGTATCCGGCTGGTCAAATTATAGCGGTCATCTTTTGTCGACCATCCAGTTGATCATTATTGGTTTTGCGATTGGTAGCACGACCGGTATCGCAATCGCCGTCCTTTTACATTTGAATCCAATATTGCGCCAGGCCTTTTATCCGATTTTAATCATTTCCCAAAATATCCCGATGATTGTACTCGCACCGATTCTTGTCATTTGGTTCGGTTTTGGACTTTTACCGAAAATCATCGTTATCACCCTTGTCTGTTTTTTCCCAATAACGATCTCTTTATTGGACGGTTTTCAGCAAACTAATCGGGATTTAATCCTTTATATGCAAATGGTTGGGGCAAGTAAAGGGCAAATTTTTCGGAAATTGGAATGGCCTTATGCGTTACCGTTTCTATTTTCTGGTTTGAAAATTTCCGCCACGTATAGTGTGATGGGAGCGGTTATTTCCGAATGGCTCGGGGCAAGTAAAGGAATTGGTGTGTATATGACGCTCGCTTCTTCTTCTTTTCGTACAGATCGAGTATTTGTTGCGATTATGATCATTATCGTTTTAAGTCTCTGTTTCTTTTTACTGATTTTACTATTGGAAAAGAAATTGATTAAATGGAAGCCAAAGGAAGAAGGACATGTTAATGAAACATCTTGA
- a CDS encoding ABC transporter ATP-binding protein, which produces MKHLEMNHLSKSFGNHLILRDVSFHVEKGEFVSILGPSGSGKSTLFRIIGGITEPSSGTIFLNGENIVGKRGHISYIPQSSSLFPWRTVLQNVLLDQELSGKKEKEKALQLIERAGLKGYEHAYPHELSGGMKQRVSFIRSFMSPQSLILLDEPFSALDEFTRLQMQKWLLSIWAENQKSILFVTHNIEEALFLSDRIIIFSERPTNVKAEFSIPFSRPRNTELLLTDQFLQWKRKLFSLFVHEMT; this is translated from the coding sequence ATGAAACATCTTGAAATGAACCATTTATCTAAGTCTTTTGGAAATCATCTCATTTTACGGGATGTATCCTTTCACGTTGAAAAAGGAGAATTCGTTTCGATTCTCGGACCGTCTGGAAGCGGAAAAAGCACGTTATTTCGCATCATCGGTGGAATAACTGAGCCTTCTTCCGGAACGATTTTTTTAAACGGAGAAAATATTGTTGGAAAAAGGGGGCATATTAGTTATATTCCCCAATCGAGTTCCTTATTTCCGTGGCGAACAGTTTTACAAAATGTACTCCTCGACCAAGAATTATCGGGGAAAAAGGAGAAAGAGAAAGCGCTCCAACTTATTGAACGGGCTGGATTAAAGGGGTATGAACATGCCTATCCCCACGAACTATCCGGTGGGATGAAACAGCGGGTTTCGTTCATACGCAGTTTTATGAGTCCCCAATCATTAATTTTGTTAGATGAACCCTTTTCCGCCCTCGATGAATTTACCCGGTTACAGATGCAAAAATGGTTGTTGTCCATTTGGGCAGAAAATCAAAAATCGATTTTGTTCGTCACTCATAATATCGAAGAAGCATTATTTTTATCCGACCGTATCATTATTTTTTCCGAAAGGCCGACGAATGTTAAAGCTGAGTTTTCTATTCCATTTTCCCGACCGAGAAATACGGAACTTTTGCTGACGGATCAATTTTTGCAATGGAAAAGAAAACTTTTTTCCCTTTTCGTCCATGAAATGACATAA
- a CDS encoding TatD family hydrolase has translation MQKIIDAHIHFDLYNEQEQLHIIHSMELQQIEGLISVSEHLDSAKKNLDLAKKIQNIFPAFGYHPEQPLPNDRELTDLLTFIKFHQERMVAIGEVGLPYYSRKENKQLKLDGYVELLEQFIILAKKLQKPIILHAVYEDAPIVCSLLEKHSFKKAHFHWFKGDTKTVQRMIANGYFISITPDVLYEQEIQQLVKIYPLERMMVETDGPWPFNGPFQNEMTHPKMIHQSMKKIAEIKSLPLDSVYETIFQQTKSFYQLP, from the coding sequence GTGCAAAAAATAATCGATGCCCATATTCATTTCGATTTATACAACGAACAAGAACAATTACACATTATTCATTCGATGGAACTACAGCAGATCGAAGGGTTGATTTCCGTTTCCGAACATCTCGATTCAGCGAAGAAAAATCTTGATTTAGCGAAAAAAATTCAAAACATATTCCCGGCTTTCGGTTATCATCCGGAGCAACCATTACCAAATGATCGGGAGCTAACCGATTTATTGACCTTTATAAAATTTCATCAAGAAAGAATGGTTGCCATCGGAGAGGTCGGGCTCCCATATTATTCGAGAAAGGAAAATAAACAACTGAAACTCGATGGATACGTGGAATTATTGGAGCAATTTATTATTCTTGCTAAAAAATTACAAAAACCGATCATTCTCCATGCCGTTTATGAAGATGCTCCGATTGTCTGTTCCTTACTTGAAAAACATTCTTTTAAAAAAGCCCATTTTCACTGGTTTAAAGGGGATACAAAAACGGTTCAACGTATGATTGCTAACGGATACTTTATTTCCATCACACCGGATGTTTTGTATGAACAAGAAATTCAGCAATTAGTTAAAATTTATCCCCTCGAACGAATGATGGTGGAAACGGATGGACCGTGGCCCTTTAATGGTCCCTTTCAAAACGAAATGACTCATCCGAAAATGATCCATCAATCAATGAAAAAAATTGCAGAAATCAAAAGTTTACCGCTAGATTCGGTTTATGAAACCATTTTTCAACAAACGAAATCCTTTTATCAATTACCATAA
- a CDS encoding DUF1129 family protein, whose translation MRDTKRLIELNHQKRKLLTEENERYYSDMLLYIRLQFRLSEHASEEILMDLLDHLLEGQKEGKTAREIFGDDPKAYADEIIRQLPNEKVRNIVPFISGLILNLIGWFFMIRGAIIGIAKPFKDVNESFYIIPTTIIVSVIAIEIGFMVWYIFHFIKSSLFTEKEEKKWKDNLKVGGMSVVTMGLVVLIAYFLPKFGPILTITWYVSLLAGGAIWLIGRFVEKRA comes from the coding sequence ATGAGGGATACGAAACGATTAATTGAACTCAATCATCAAAAACGAAAACTGTTAACGGAGGAAAACGAACGGTATTATTCGGATATGCTCCTTTATATTCGTTTACAGTTTCGACTATCTGAACATGCTTCTGAAGAAATTTTAATGGATTTGTTGGACCATTTGTTAGAAGGGCAAAAGGAGGGAAAGACGGCGCGGGAAATTTTCGGAGATGATCCGAAGGCGTATGCCGACGAGATTATTCGTCAATTGCCGAATGAGAAAGTTCGAAATATCGTTCCCTTTATTTCCGGGCTCATATTAAATTTAATCGGGTGGTTTTTTATGATTCGAGGAGCGATTATTGGTATTGCAAAGCCGTTTAAAGATGTTAATGAAAGCTTTTATATCATTCCGACGACGATCATCGTTTCAGTTATCGCTATTGAAATCGGTTTTATGGTTTGGTATATTTTCCATTTCATAAAAAGTTCCCTGTTTACAGAGAAAGAAGAGAAGAAATGGAAAGATAATTTGAAAGTGGGCGGTATGTCTGTTGTAACGATGGGATTGGTAGTTTTGATCGCCTATTTCTTGCCAAAGTTCGGTCCGATCCTTACGATTACTTGGTATGTATCCTTACTTGCAGGGGGAGCAATTTGGCTGATCGGTCGGTTTGTGGAAAAAAGGGCGTAA